In Devosia sp. XK-2, one DNA window encodes the following:
- a CDS encoding OsmC family protein — protein MLHYAISARRIDAHGSISGVREAQVSLDTSLEGREDALNPVELLLSALAACMIKGVERAAPMLGFDFSGVEVRLEAERQDSPPMITAITYELIVDSPEPDRRLELLHTNVRRYGTISNTLAASTSLGGSIRRA, from the coding sequence ATGCTGCACTATGCCATTTCCGCCCGCCGGATCGACGCCCATGGCAGTATCAGCGGGGTGCGGGAGGCGCAGGTGAGCCTCGACACCTCGCTCGAGGGACGCGAGGATGCGCTTAACCCGGTGGAGCTGCTGCTTTCGGCCCTGGCCGCCTGCATGATCAAGGGGGTGGAGCGCGCCGCGCCGATGCTTGGCTTTGACTTTTCGGGGGTCGAGGTGCGCCTCGAAGCCGAGCGGCAGGACAGCCCGCCCATGATCACCGCCATAACCTATGAGCTGATCGTGGACAGCCCGGAACCCGACAGGCGGCTCGAGCTGCTGCACACCAATGTGCGCAGATATGGCACCATTTCCAATACGCTGGCGGCATCGACCAGCCTTGGCGGTTCGATCCGGCGAGCCTGA
- a CDS encoding DNA-3-methyladenine glycosylase I: protein MSLFEAPDGLPRCRWCGGAPEFVPYHDHEWGFPVGDDQRLFEKLSLEGFQSGLSWRTILNKREAFRAGFADFEIDKVAAFTEKDMDRLLADKGIVRHRGKIEAVINNAARAQELIAEAGSIAAFVWRYEAKSPAPPQSQTTSPESIALSKALKKRGWKFVGPTTVFAFMQAMGLVNDHAEGCVSRVKAAEMREGFVVPG, encoded by the coding sequence ATGAGCCTGTTTGAAGCGCCCGATGGCCTACCGCGTTGCCGCTGGTGCGGTGGGGCGCCCGAATTTGTGCCCTATCACGATCATGAGTGGGGCTTTCCGGTGGGCGACGACCAGCGATTGTTCGAGAAGCTCAGCCTTGAAGGCTTCCAGTCTGGCCTGAGCTGGCGGACGATTTTGAACAAGCGCGAGGCCTTTCGCGCCGGCTTTGCCGATTTCGAGATCGACAAGGTCGCCGCCTTTACCGAAAAGGACATGGACCGGCTGCTGGCCGACAAGGGCATTGTGCGCCACAGGGGCAAGATCGAAGCGGTGATCAACAATGCGGCGCGGGCGCAGGAGCTGATCGCCGAGGCCGGGTCCATCGCCGCCTTTGTCTGGCGCTATGAGGCCAAAAGCCCGGCCCCGCCGCAAAGCCAGACGACATCGCCTGAATCGATTGCTCTGTCCAAGGCGCTCAAAAAGCGCGGCTGGAAATTTGTCGGCCCCACCACGGTCTTTGCCTTCATGCAGGCCATGGGCCTGGTCAATGACCACGCCGAGGGATGCGTGAGCCGGGTAAAGGCGGCGGAAATGCGGGAGGGGTTTGTGGTGCCGGGGTGA
- a CDS encoding response regulator produces the protein MQTSPPKGHGATILVVDDDALIALNMVDVLIELGHTALGAFSGSQALALMQAEIDISALITDYAMPGMNGIELASAARRLRPGLPILLATGYDEVPDAAGHDFIQLKKPFHEAELSGCLAQVLAPTTEI, from the coding sequence GTGCAAACCAGCCCGCCCAAGGGCCACGGCGCCACCATTCTCGTGGTGGATGACGATGCCTTGATTGCATTGAATATGGTCGATGTCCTGATCGAATTGGGACACACGGCCCTGGGCGCCTTTTCCGGCAGCCAGGCTCTCGCCCTTATGCAGGCGGAGATCGATATTTCCGCGCTCATCACCGATTATGCCATGCCCGGCATGAATGGCATCGAACTGGCCAGCGCCGCGCGCCGCTTGCGGCCCGGCCTGCCCATCCTCCTGGCGACCGGCTATGACGAAGTGCCCGACGCGGCCGGCCACGATTTCATCCAGCTCAAAAAGCCTTTCCACGAGGCCGAATTGAGCGGGTGCCTGGCCCAGGTGCTGGCGCCGACGACGGAAATCTAG
- a CDS encoding NAD(P)-binding domain-containing protein has translation MRYAVLGTGMVGQALARKLRALGHEVAMGAREMGNEKARAFAAETGGEAMDFARAARFGDVVINATSGAHALEALNQAGAENLAGKVLIDISNALDFSQKPPVLSLANTDSLGEAIQRAFPEALVVKTLCTVNANVMVDPARLPGEHVIFLSGNDADAKKSVREMLAGFGWREIIDLGPIESARAQEMMMPMWLRLWGHLGTLDFNWMLTRRSD, from the coding sequence ATGCGTTATGCAGTGCTGGGAACAGGCATGGTGGGGCAGGCGCTGGCGCGGAAGCTGCGGGCGCTGGGCCATGAGGTGGCCATGGGGGCGCGGGAGATGGGCAATGAGAAGGCCCGGGCCTTTGCCGCAGAAACCGGTGGAGAGGCGATGGATTTTGCCCGGGCGGCGCGTTTTGGCGATGTGGTGATCAATGCCACGAGCGGCGCCCATGCGCTTGAGGCGCTGAACCAGGCTGGGGCGGAGAACCTTGCGGGCAAGGTGCTGATCGACATTTCCAATGCGCTGGATTTTTCGCAGAAGCCGCCGGTGCTCTCGCTGGCCAATACGGACAGCCTGGGCGAGGCCATCCAGCGGGCCTTTCCCGAGGCGCTTGTGGTCAAGACGCTCTGTACGGTCAATGCCAATGTCATGGTCGATCCGGCGCGCCTGCCGGGCGAGCATGTCATTTTTCTTTCGGGCAATGATGCCGATGCCAAAAAGAGCGTGCGCGAGATGCTGGCCGGTTTCGGCTGGCGGGAAATCATCGATCTGGGGCCTATCGAGAGCGCCCGCGCCCAGGAAATGATGATGCCGATGTGGCTGCGGCTCTGGGGGCATTTGGGGACGCTGGACTTTAACTGGATGCTGACCCGCCGGAGCGATTGA
- a CDS encoding TetR/AcrR family transcriptional regulator, with product MRGAETKAEIVAEADRLFYQGGFEHTSFADIAAAVNIARGNFYYHFKSKDEILAAVIDRRLAERKALLAQWSADNPNPRARLSAFVRILEVNGDKIMRYGCPIGSLATELSKLMHEARGPAVALFDLFRDWLAEQFAALGCADAEAPALHLLMRSQGVAVLYTAYRDPEFVAREMAAMEDWIDAVTAKAAAAKP from the coding sequence ATGCGCGGTGCCGAGACGAAAGCCGAGATTGTCGCCGAGGCGGACCGGCTGTTTTATCAGGGCGGGTTCGAGCACACATCGTTTGCCGATATCGCGGCGGCGGTGAACATTGCCCGCGGCAATTTCTACTATCACTTCAAAAGCAAGGACGAGATCCTGGCGGCGGTGATCGACCGGCGGTTGGCGGAGCGCAAGGCCCTGCTGGCGCAGTGGAGCGCGGACAATCCGAACCCGCGCGCCCGCCTTTCGGCCTTTGTGCGCATTCTGGAAGTCAATGGCGACAAGATCATGCGCTATGGCTGCCCGATCGGATCGCTGGCCACGGAATTGAGCAAGCTCATGCATGAGGCGCGGGGGCCGGCCGTGGCGCTGTTCGACCTGTTCCGCGACTGGCTGGCCGAACAATTTGCCGCCCTGGGCTGCGCTGATGCCGAGGCTCCGGCGCTGCATCTATTGATGCGCAGCCAGGGTGTGGCGGTGCTCTATACCGCCTATCGCGACCCGGAATTCGTCGCCCGGGAAATGGCGGCCATGGAAGACTGGATCGATGCGGTGACCGCAAAGGCCGCTGCTGCCAAGCCCTGA
- the polA gene encoding DNA polymerase I — protein MHLLLVDGSGYIFRAFHALPPLSRKSDGLPVGCVQGFCNMLYKLTQDMDGDDAPTHMAVIFDAKGKTFRDDIYPQYKAQRPPAPEELVPQFPLTRSATRAFSIPSIEMEGWEADDIMATYAVMARDAGYKVTIASSDKDLMQLVEPDGSIRLLDTIPRPGQPPLRWIGPDEVMTKFGVTPDKVIDVQALCGDSVDNVPGVPGIGVKTAAELINTYGDLETLLSRAEEIKQPARRQKLIENADLARVSKQLVTLEQKVPVEIALDGLIRQPMSPSALFPFLKAMEFATITKRLATLLEANPDEFEADPDLAANKESPVPGAPQKSTSLSVAKAKLAANMVPGSGPARHAAEEHQRVKAIPVNYDAYEIVTTPEQLEAWIAKIADKGHVAVDTETTGLDPQMADLVGVCLSTEMGEGCYIPVGHQKPGDLLGGGGLVEGQLPIGFVLEALKRVLQDPAILKIGQNVKYDMEVLERYGVTMAPIDDTMLISYALDGPRYNGMDVLADHWLDHKTITYSELAGTGKNQKSFDQLEIAQAARYAAEDADITLRLWHVLKPRLAAENATALYETIERPLAPVLARMEARGITVDRQILARLSGDFAQRAAAFEAEAHELAGQTFNLGSPKQLGEILFDKMGLEGGTKTKTGAWSTGADVLEDLAAKGIPLARTIVDWRQLTKLKGTYTDALPTYINPRTGRVHTSYSQASVLTGRLSSNDPNLQNIPVRTEDGRKIRSAFVAPEGKTLISADYSQIELRVLAHIADIQALKDAFEEGLDIHAMTASEMFNVPVEGMPSDVRRRAKAINFGIIYGISAFGLANQLGIERSVAGDYIKTYFERFPGIKDYMDAQKVKVKADGHVMTIFGRKIQFPNANSGNPSERAFVERASINAPIQGSAADIIRRAMIRMEPELKKAGVEADMLLQVHDELIFEVPEGTEDQAIPVIRQVMEGAAEPAVRLTVPIHVDAHAAKNWDEAH, from the coding sequence ATGCATCTGCTGCTCGTCGATGGCTCGGGCTATATTTTCCGCGCCTTCCACGCCCTGCCCCCCCTGAGCCGCAAGTCCGACGGACTGCCGGTGGGCTGTGTGCAGGGGTTCTGCAACATGCTCTACAAGCTCACCCAGGACATGGATGGCGATGACGCGCCCACCCATATGGCGGTGATTTTCGACGCCAAGGGCAAGACCTTCCGCGACGATATCTATCCCCAATACAAGGCCCAGCGCCCGCCCGCGCCCGAAGAGCTGGTGCCGCAATTTCCCCTCACCCGCTCGGCCACGCGCGCCTTTTCCATTCCCTCGATCGAAATGGAGGGCTGGGAGGCCGACGACATCATGGCCACCTATGCGGTGATGGCGCGCGATGCGGGCTACAAGGTCACCATTGCCTCCTCGGACAAGGACCTGATGCAATTGGTGGAGCCCGATGGCTCGATCCGCCTGCTCGACACTATTCCCCGCCCCGGCCAGCCGCCGCTGAGGTGGATCGGGCCCGATGAGGTGATGACCAAGTTCGGGGTGACGCCGGACAAGGTGATCGATGTGCAGGCGCTGTGCGGCGACAGTGTCGACAATGTGCCGGGCGTGCCGGGCATCGGCGTCAAAACGGCGGCCGAGCTGATCAACACCTATGGCGATCTTGAAACCCTGCTGTCGCGGGCCGAGGAAATCAAGCAGCCGGCGCGGCGGCAGAAGCTGATCGAGAATGCCGATCTGGCGCGTGTTTCCAAGCAATTGGTGACGCTGGAGCAGAAGGTGCCGGTCGAGATCGCCCTCGATGGGCTGATCCGCCAGCCGATGAGCCCTTCGGCGCTGTTCCCGTTTTTGAAGGCGATGGAATTTGCCACCATCACCAAGCGGCTGGCGACGCTGCTTGAGGCCAATCCGGACGAATTCGAGGCCGATCCGGACCTCGCGGCCAATAAGGAAAGCCCGGTGCCCGGGGCGCCGCAGAAATCGACCTCGCTTTCGGTGGCCAAGGCCAAGCTTGCGGCCAATATGGTGCCCGGCTCCGGCCCGGCCCGTCATGCCGCCGAGGAGCATCAGCGCGTCAAAGCCATCCCGGTCAATTACGACGCCTATGAGATCGTGACGACGCCGGAGCAGCTCGAGGCCTGGATTGCTAAAATCGCCGACAAGGGCCATGTGGCGGTGGATACCGAAACCACCGGGCTCGACCCGCAAATGGCCGATCTGGTCGGCGTGTGCCTCTCCACCGAAATGGGTGAGGGCTGCTATATTCCGGTGGGCCACCAGAAGCCGGGCGACCTGCTCGGTGGCGGGGGCCTCGTCGAGGGGCAGTTGCCCATCGGCTTCGTGCTCGAAGCCTTGAAGCGCGTGCTGCAGGACCCTGCCATTCTCAAGATCGGCCAGAATGTCAAATATGACATGGAGGTGCTGGAGCGCTATGGCGTCACCATGGCGCCGATCGACGACACCATGCTCATTTCCTATGCGCTGGATGGCCCGCGCTATAATGGCATGGATGTGCTGGCCGACCATTGGCTCGATCACAAGACCATCACCTATTCAGAGCTCGCCGGCACCGGCAAGAACCAGAAGAGCTTCGACCAGCTCGAAATCGCCCAGGCGGCCCGCTATGCCGCCGAGGATGCCGATATAACCCTTCGGCTCTGGCATGTGCTGAAACCGCGCCTGGCCGCGGAAAACGCCACCGCGCTTTATGAAACCATCGAGCGGCCACTGGCGCCGGTTCTGGCGCGGATGGAAGCGCGCGGCATAACGGTTGACCGGCAAATTCTGGCCCGGCTTTCAGGCGATTTCGCCCAGCGCGCGGCAGCGTTCGAGGCTGAGGCGCATGAACTGGCCGGGCAGACATTCAACCTTGGCTCGCCCAAGCAGCTTGGCGAAATCCTATTCGACAAGATGGGGCTTGAAGGCGGCACCAAGACCAAGACCGGCGCCTGGTCGACCGGGGCCGATGTGCTCGAGGACCTGGCCGCCAAGGGCATTCCGCTGGCCCGCACTATTGTCGACTGGCGCCAGCTGACCAAGCTCAAGGGCACCTATACCGATGCCCTGCCCACCTATATCAATCCGCGCACCGGGCGGGTGCACACCTCCTATTCGCAGGCTTCGGTCTTGACCGGGCGGCTCTCGTCCAACGATCCGAACCTGCAAAATATTCCGGTGCGCACCGAGGATGGACGCAAAATTCGCTCGGCCTTTGTTGCACCCGAAGGCAAGACCCTGATTTCGGCGGACTATAGCCAGATCGAATTGCGCGTCCTGGCCCATATTGCCGATATCCAGGCGCTCAAGGATGCGTTCGAGGAGGGGCTGGACATTCACGCCATGACGGCGAGCGAAATGTTCAATGTGCCGGTGGAAGGCATGCCGAGCGATGTGCGCCGCCGCGCCAAGGCGATCAATTTCGGCATCATCTACGGCATTTCCGCCTTTGGCCTCGCCAATCAACTGGGCATCGAGCGCAGCGTGGCCGGGGACTATATCAAGACCTATTTCGAGCGCTTCCCGGGCATCAAGGACTATATGGACGCCCAGAAGGTGAAGGTGAAAGCCGATGGGCATGTGATGACCATTTTCGGCCGCAAGATCCAGTTCCCCAATGCCAATTCGGGCAATCCGAGCGAACGCGCCTTTGTCGAACGCGCCTCGATCAACGCCCCCATCCAGGGCTCAGCCGCCGACATCATCCGCCGCGCCATGATCCGCATGGAGCCTGAGCTGAAAAAGGCCGGCGTCGAGGCCGACATGCTGCTGCAGGTGCATGACGAATTGATTTTTGAGGTGCCGGAAGGGACGGAGGATCAGGCCATTCCGGTGATCAGACAAGTGATGGAAGGCGCGGCGGAGCCAGCGGTGCGGCTGACGGTGCCGATCCACGTGGATGCGCATGCGGCCAAGAACTGGGATGAGGCGCACTGA
- a CDS encoding DUF4062 domain-containing protein produces MIRSKNRKLQVFVSSTFTDLRDERQAAVEAILKSGHIPAGMELFTSGDQSQMDVIKKWIDESDVYLLILGGRYGSIEDSTQISYTELEYNYALDKNVPLFSLVLSERWVEEKVKLQGLSMTEGVAPLKLKAFREKVLTKLSAFVDDEKDIKLSVYESLADFADDARVIGWVRADTAGDITKLNTEISALREENSALQKRLEEVNGEKINSSSKAMEEQDAILKKILSSIKLTVPAEAAGGKSFDTNAYKCAYDNRDAIITGVFNEYGMHEGARFLYFTLLPKLQAHGLADNERIPGKPYRRYFLNKEGQSFFAREERRRLLAEETSVELLGKSVDDEQKPATRKRTKTPKVS; encoded by the coding sequence ATGATACGATCCAAAAACCGAAAGCTGCAGGTATTTGTCTCGAGCACGTTCACCGACCTACGAGACGAGCGACAGGCAGCGGTGGAAGCAATTCTAAAATCAGGCCACATACCGGCAGGGATGGAGCTGTTTACTTCCGGCGACCAATCGCAAATGGATGTGATCAAAAAATGGATAGATGAAAGCGATGTATACTTGTTGATACTGGGAGGAAGATACGGCTCAATTGAGGATTCAACACAAATTAGCTATACAGAGCTTGAATATAATTATGCACTAGACAAAAATGTTCCGCTATTTTCGTTAGTTCTGAGCGAAAGATGGGTAGAGGAAAAGGTCAAACTTCAGGGCCTGAGCATGACTGAAGGTGTAGCGCCACTTAAACTAAAGGCGTTTCGAGAAAAGGTTCTGACAAAACTCTCTGCGTTCGTCGATGATGAGAAGGACATCAAGCTTTCGGTATATGAAAGCCTAGCTGACTTCGCCGACGACGCTCGGGTCATAGGGTGGGTGCGCGCTGACACCGCCGGAGATATTACAAAGCTTAACACGGAAATTTCTGCGCTTCGTGAGGAAAACTCAGCGCTACAAAAGAGGTTAGAAGAAGTTAATGGAGAAAAAATCAATTCCAGTTCCAAAGCCATGGAAGAACAAGATGCTATTCTTAAGAAAATACTTTCTAGCATAAAATTGACCGTTCCCGCCGAGGCGGCGGGAGGTAAAAGTTTTGATACTAATGCCTATAAATGCGCTTATGACAATCGAGACGCGATCATAACCGGCGTATTCAACGAATACGGAATGCATGAAGGCGCCAGATTTCTATACTTCACCCTTTTGCCAAAGTTGCAAGCGCATGGGTTAGCTGACAATGAAAGAATTCCAGGCAAACCATACAGACGTTACTTCCTCAACAAAGAAGGTCAAAGTTTTTTTGCGCGGGAAGAGCGGAGACGATTGCTGGCAGAGGAAACGTCGGTCGAATTACTAGGCAAGTCCGTAGATGACGAACAAAAGCCCGCAACAAGAAAACGCACCAAAACTCCTAAGGTGTCCTAA
- a CDS encoding DUF1810 domain-containing protein, with product MTGSHGAMIAKFLAAQDQIYPTALHELRAGRKQTHWMWFIFPQLAGLGQSETSKRYALHDLAEAQAYAAHPILGARLDECTEAVLLHAPGGVAPRDLKSVFGAPDDRKFISSMTLFARALPEHRLFRAALSAFNGGHEDGRTVALLGS from the coding sequence ATGACCGGCAGCCACGGCGCCATGATCGCCAAATTCCTTGCCGCGCAGGACCAGATCTATCCCACGGCGCTGCACGAATTGCGCGCCGGGCGGAAACAGACCCATTGGATGTGGTTCATTTTCCCCCAGCTTGCCGGGCTGGGGCAGAGCGAAACCTCGAAACGTTATGCCCTGCATGACCTGGCAGAGGCGCAGGCCTATGCGGCGCACCCGATTTTGGGGGCGCGGCTGGACGAATGCACCGAGGCGGTGCTGCTGCATGCGCCCGGTGGGGTGGCGCCGCGCGATCTCAAAAGCGTTTTCGGCGCGCCGGACGACAGGAAGTTCATTTCCTCCATGACGCTGTTTGCCCGGGCCCTGCCCGAGCATCGCCTGTTCCGCGCTGCGCTCAGCGCTTTCAATGGCGGCCATGAGGATGGACGGACCGTGGCGCTCCTCGGCTCGTGA
- the tsaE gene encoding tRNA (adenosine(37)-N6)-threonylcarbamoyltransferase complex ATPase subunit type 1 TsaE, with protein sequence MPTKTFLPDDDATARFGAELAATLKPGDIVSLEGDLGAGKTAMARAIIRALAGDPALDVPSPTFALLQPYDTPLAPVLHADLYRLADATEMDELGLLDDPAAIVLVEWAERAPQLVAAATVTVRLAIPPGGIGRQVSVLRN encoded by the coding sequence TTGCCGACCAAAACCTTCCTCCCCGACGATGACGCCACCGCCCGTTTCGGCGCCGAGCTTGCCGCGACATTGAAGCCCGGGGATATCGTCAGCCTCGAGGGCGATCTGGGGGCCGGCAAGACCGCCATGGCCCGCGCCATCATTCGTGCCCTGGCCGGCGATCCGGCGCTGGATGTGCCGTCCCCGACCTTTGCGCTGCTCCAGCCCTATGACACGCCCCTTGCGCCGGTGCTGCATGCCGATCTCTACCGGCTGGCCGACGCCACCGAAATGGACGAGCTGGGCCTGCTCGATGATCCCGCTGCCATCGTGCTGGTGGAATGGGCCGAGCGGGCGCCCCAATTGGTGGCGGCGGCGACCGTAACGGTGCGGCTCGCCATTCCGCCCGGCGGGATCGGGCGCCAGGTATCGGTCTTGCGGAACTGA
- a CDS encoding peptidylprolyl isomerase: MTTATTGDTVRIHYSGRLTDGTQFDTSEGRAPLEFTLGQGQVIKGLEAHVTGMETGAKSTVTIPVDEAYGPRRDDAIQQLDRAKVPEGIALEVGTQLQARTADGGMLPITVVGVDDQSVTVDANHPLAGKDLVFDVELVEVVKAA, encoded by the coding sequence ATGACCACTGCCACTACCGGCGACACCGTGCGCATTCACTACTCCGGCCGCCTGACCGACGGTACCCAGTTCGATACTTCCGAAGGCCGGGCGCCGCTGGAGTTCACCCTTGGCCAGGGCCAGGTGATCAAGGGGCTCGAGGCCCATGTGACCGGCATGGAAACCGGCGCCAAGAGCACCGTCACCATCCCCGTCGACGAGGCCTATGGCCCGCGCCGCGACGATGCCATCCAGCAGCTCGACCGCGCCAAGGTGCCCGAGGGCATTGCGCTCGAAGTGGGCACCCAGCTCCAGGCCCGCACCGCCGATGGCGGCATGCTGCCCATCACCGTTGTGGGCGTGGACGACCAATCTGTCACCGTCGACGCCAACCACCCCCTCGCCGGCAAGGACCTGGTCTTCGACGTCGAACTGGTTGAGGTCGTTAAGGCTGCGTAG